In a genomic window of Pelotomaculum thermopropionicum SI:
- a CDS encoding predicted Rossmann fold nucleotide-binding protein — MGGGESAPPEDCAAAYRLGQLIAEEGWVLLNGGRPAGIMEASAKGAKDRGGLTIGILPGNSARHASKYIDIPVVTGMGDARNVINVLTSDAVVALPGKGGTISEVALALKNGKKVVLLNFDPGKIFETYRESGLLRNAGSPEEAVKIIRNEFCSGDRGGRPAEVVKK, encoded by the coding sequence ATGGGAGGAGGAGAGTCGGCCCCGCCTGAGGACTGTGCGGCGGCCTACCGCCTGGGCCAGCTTATAGCTGAGGAGGGATGGGTTCTGCTTAACGGCGGGAGGCCGGCAGGCATCATGGAGGCATCGGCTAAAGGGGCAAAAGACAGAGGCGGGCTGACTATAGGTATTTTGCCCGGCAACAGTGCCCGCCATGCCTCAAAATACATAGACATTCCGGTTGTCACCGGCATGGGGGACGCAAGAAACGTAATAAACGTGCTTACAAGCGATGCCGTCGTAGCCCTGCCGGGAAAGGGCGGAACAATTTCCGAAGTGGCTTTAGCGCTTAAAAACGGCAAAAAAGTAGTTCTTTTAAATTTTGATCCGGGGAAGATTTTTGAAACATACAGGGAAAGCGGCCTTTTGAGAAATGCCGGAAGCCCTGAAGAAGCTGTAAAAATTATAAGGAATGAGTTTTGCTCTGGGGATAGAGGCGGAAGGCCGGCTGAGGTGGTTAAAAAATAA